The Paenibacillus sp. FSL R7-0204 genome includes a region encoding these proteins:
- a CDS encoding ABC1 kinase family protein: MSEFLKLMKDVRFRRTMRMIFKFAWDFWWLGKLKYLMSRRRFAARTKALYRKQAAYFTTTAMDMGGLIIKLGQHVSAQVDMLPKEVIEELSKLQDSVEFVDFSEIQQKVERELGVSISKMYAEFNETPIAAASFGQVHRATLRTGEQVAVKVMRPGVEDIIAIDWKSIQVAISLLKRQKMITDFMDLDAVYDEFHDTIMEELDYQQEGRNAEEFKQQLAHRKDVVIPHIHWSCTTSQVLTMEFMDGVKINDFAKLEAWGVDRTQLATSLIEMFVEQILLNGLFHADPHPGNVLVQPDGTIALIDFGMVGRIPGDMKTQMVALLLAVYLKDAHGAIDALNRLRFLRRNVDLEVFSRNLTLLFEQINGDTFDLSFVTSGDNVEELRNFLYSQPFQLPANTTFLGKAIGTVYGLCTGLDPDLDLVGTVKPYVEQVVRRDLRGSVISKVVEDGKNMLKDILPTTKKFMSAIDKMDSGGLRVKLASSLEQKLIETQNKNTQRLIATIIGAVLLLAGVNLWNEVNPIVSYVLGTLGLLVMLSQLRTRQGRRDERHARQINAMRERSRLEKPRSGSRG; encoded by the coding sequence ATGAGCGAATTCCTTAAATTAATGAAGGATGTACGGTTCCGAAGAACCATGCGGATGATTTTCAAGTTCGCCTGGGATTTCTGGTGGCTGGGCAAGCTGAAGTACTTGATGTCACGGCGGCGCTTTGCAGCGAGAACCAAAGCCTTATACCGCAAGCAGGCAGCGTATTTCACGACAACCGCCATGGATATGGGCGGGTTAATTATCAAGCTTGGGCAGCATGTGAGTGCGCAGGTAGATATGCTGCCGAAGGAAGTTATTGAAGAATTGTCCAAGCTGCAGGATTCTGTAGAATTCGTAGATTTCTCCGAGATCCAGCAGAAGGTAGAGCGTGAACTCGGGGTATCCATCAGCAAGATGTATGCTGAGTTCAACGAGACTCCTATTGCAGCAGCATCCTTTGGACAGGTCCACCGGGCCACCTTACGGACAGGTGAGCAAGTCGCCGTGAAGGTGATGCGGCCCGGGGTGGAGGACATTATCGCGATTGATTGGAAATCCATTCAGGTCGCTATTTCGTTATTGAAGCGCCAGAAGATGATTACAGACTTCATGGATCTTGATGCCGTGTACGATGAGTTTCATGACACCATTATGGAAGAGCTCGACTATCAGCAAGAAGGGCGTAATGCCGAAGAGTTCAAGCAGCAGCTAGCCCACCGGAAGGATGTCGTGATTCCGCACATCCATTGGTCCTGTACTACATCGCAGGTGCTGACCATGGAGTTTATGGACGGTGTCAAAATCAATGATTTCGCCAAGCTCGAGGCTTGGGGGGTAGACCGGACCCAACTGGCAACATCGCTGATCGAAATGTTCGTGGAACAGATTTTATTGAATGGCTTGTTTCACGCAGACCCCCACCCTGGCAATGTGCTCGTGCAGCCTGACGGCACCATCGCCCTGATCGATTTTGGCATGGTTGGGCGAATTCCCGGAGATATGAAGACCCAGATGGTCGCCCTCCTGCTGGCCGTATACTTGAAGGACGCACACGGCGCCATCGATGCCCTGAACCGGTTAAGATTTTTAAGACGGAATGTTGATCTGGAGGTCTTCTCCAGGAACCTTACGTTATTATTCGAACAAATCAACGGCGATACATTTGACCTGAGTTTTGTGACGTCAGGCGACAATGTGGAGGAATTACGCAATTTCCTCTACTCTCAGCCTTTTCAATTACCTGCCAATACCACATTCCTGGGCAAAGCCATAGGCACCGTGTACGGACTCTGTACCGGACTGGACCCGGACCTTGATCTGGTCGGGACGGTTAAGCCTTATGTGGAACAGGTGGTGCGGAGGGATCTGCGGGGAAGTGTCATCTCCAAAGTTGTAGAGGATGGCAAGAATATGCTCAAAGACATCCTTCCAACGACCAAGAAGTTCATGTCTGCAATCGATAAAATGGATAGCGGAGGCTTAAGGGTCAAGCTGGCGAGCTCCCTCGAGCAAAAATTAATCGAGACGCAGAATAAAAATACACAGCGGTTAATTGCCACCATCATTGGCGCAGTATTACTTCTGGCCGGTGTCAACCTGTGGAATGAAGTGAATCCCATCGTCTCTTATGTACTCGGCACCCTGGGCCTGCTCGTTATGCTGAGCCAACTCCGAACGAGACAAGGCCGCCGGGACGAAAGACATGCGAGGCAAATCAACGCTATGCGTGAACGTAGCCGGTTGGAGAAGCCGAGGTCTGGATCGCGTGGATAA
- a CDS encoding MFS transporter, whose product MKPRLLTRSFYYLWTTQTAANAADVLYIMALTVLVLDRTDSLVSAALMPLMRSAAQMVSGFIAPLLINRFKLPSLLLISQTGQFLLFVVLALYLQLNSTAASLTLVFALVFVMSFLDGWSVPARNALVPRLVTREEGLLQANGLISVSDQVVQFAGWGLSGLLVAFLGPSPALLLTAAIYGLAAAFTLGVREPAEAMAQMQGQKADSEPEPSSSKWKTLTEGWQVIWRMPRLRMLTFMDIIDMLGGSVWVGAFTLAFVQVALKQGEEWWGFINAAYFAGTVGGGLLVLSAVRLIGNRYLGAMLIGMAGYGLLTMVYALNTQPYIALVLVLLMGPFAELSVINRRTLIQRSTSKQMLPKVLSAQASLLHLVFCISLLVMAGLAERFGIVNLYLLAAVLTSLALVVGLLGRRAFRDEPESSAASRPSL is encoded by the coding sequence TTGAAACCACGGTTATTAACACGTTCCTTCTATTATCTCTGGACAACTCAGACGGCGGCGAATGCCGCCGATGTCCTGTATATTATGGCGCTGACGGTGCTGGTGCTGGACCGGACGGATTCGCTTGTCTCGGCGGCGCTGATGCCGCTGATGCGCAGCGCCGCCCAGATGGTGAGCGGCTTCATCGCCCCGCTGCTTATCAACCGGTTCAAGCTGCCCTCACTGCTGCTGATCTCCCAGACAGGCCAGTTCCTGCTGTTTGTGGTGCTGGCTCTGTACCTCCAGCTTAACAGTACGGCGGCTTCACTCACACTGGTCTTTGCCCTGGTCTTCGTCATGTCCTTCCTGGACGGCTGGAGCGTTCCAGCCCGTAATGCACTGGTGCCGCGGCTCGTAACGCGGGAGGAGGGGCTGCTTCAAGCCAACGGTCTGATCAGCGTCAGTGATCAGGTCGTGCAGTTTGCGGGCTGGGGACTGAGCGGCCTATTGGTCGCATTCCTTGGGCCCAGCCCGGCGCTGCTGCTGACAGCGGCCATCTACGGGCTAGCAGCCGCATTTACGCTTGGAGTGAGAGAGCCAGCAGAAGCAATGGCTCAGATGCAGGGACAGAAGGCAGACTCGGAACCGGAACCTTCTTCTTCGAAATGGAAGACCTTGACCGAAGGCTGGCAAGTCATCTGGCGTATGCCCCGCCTGCGGATGCTGACCTTCATGGACATCATCGACATGCTTGGTGGCTCGGTCTGGGTCGGCGCGTTCACACTGGCCTTCGTCCAGGTGGCGCTGAAGCAAGGCGAAGAATGGTGGGGCTTCATTAACGCAGCCTATTTCGCAGGAACGGTCGGCGGCGGGCTGCTGGTCCTGTCGGCAGTGCGTCTCATCGGCAACCGTTATCTGGGGGCGATGCTCATCGGTATGGCGGGCTATGGCCTGCTCACCATGGTGTATGCTCTGAATACCCAGCCGTATATAGCACTGGTCCTTGTCCTGCTGATGGGACCGTTCGCGGAGCTGTCGGTGATTAACCGGCGCACCCTCATCCAGCGCAGCACCAGTAAGCAGATGCTGCCCAAGGTGCTGTCGGCGCAAGCCTCGCTGCTGCATCTGGTGTTCTGCATCTCGCTGCTGGTCATGGCAGGACTGGCCGAACGGTTCGGGATCGTCAACCTGTATCTGCTGGCGGCGGTTCTGACATCGCTGGCTTTGGTGGTCGGCTTGCTCGGCCGCCGGGCATTCAGGGACGAACCTGAGTCATCAGCAGCCAGCCGCCCAAGCCTTTAA
- a CDS encoding MFS transporter — MTRKVALLFAITCGLAVANIYYAQPLLDVISSEFGITHSSVGIVITVTQICYALGLLLLVPLGDLLGRRRLIAGQMLVSVMALIVVGTAPTSMVLFIGIAAVGLLAVVTQTLVAFAATLSAPAERGRTVGVVTSGIVIGILLARTFAGALTDLAGWRSVYLVSAGLTLIMAGVLFRVLPQSEPRRESLSYPQLLRSLFTLFAQERLLRVRAVLCLLIFAAFSILWTSLVLPLSAPPLSLSHTAIGAFGLAGVTGALAAARAGRLADRGLGQKTTGVALTLLLLSWLPISYTPHSLLALIIGIILLDLAVQAVHVTNQSMILHLRPEARSRITAGYMVFYSIGSATGSIASTSMYAYWGWNGVCLLGAMVSALALIFWALTRHMK, encoded by the coding sequence ATGACCCGTAAGGTTGCGCTCTTATTTGCCATCACCTGCGGACTGGCGGTAGCCAACATTTATTACGCCCAGCCCTTACTGGACGTGATCTCCAGCGAATTCGGGATTACGCATTCTTCCGTCGGCATCGTGATTACAGTGACTCAGATTTGCTACGCCCTTGGACTACTGTTGCTGGTGCCGCTGGGCGATCTGCTGGGTCGGCGCCGGCTGATTGCCGGACAGATGCTGGTATCCGTGATGGCTTTGATTGTCGTGGGTACTGCCCCCACCAGCATGGTGTTATTCATAGGCATTGCTGCGGTCGGACTGCTTGCGGTAGTGACACAGACGCTTGTTGCATTCGCAGCCACCTTGTCTGCCCCGGCCGAACGCGGGCGCACAGTCGGTGTGGTGACCAGCGGAATTGTCATTGGTATTCTACTGGCGCGGACATTCGCCGGCGCGTTAACGGATCTGGCCGGTTGGCGTTCGGTCTACCTTGTCTCCGCAGGACTCACGTTAATCATGGCAGGTGTATTGTTCAGGGTGCTGCCGCAGTCTGAGCCCCGGAGAGAATCTTTATCCTACCCGCAGCTTCTCCGTTCACTGTTCACGCTATTCGCACAAGAACGGCTGCTGCGAGTCCGTGCTGTGTTATGCCTGCTGATTTTCGCCGCGTTCAGTATCTTGTGGACTTCCCTGGTGCTGCCCCTCAGTGCTCCGCCGCTGTCCCTGTCACATACCGCGATTGGAGCGTTTGGTCTCGCCGGAGTTACCGGGGCGTTAGCAGCAGCGCGGGCAGGCCGTCTGGCCGATCGGGGTTTGGGGCAAAAGACCACCGGCGTAGCGCTGACTCTGCTGCTTCTTTCATGGCTGCCAATCAGTTATACCCCGCATTCGCTGCTCGCGTTAATCATTGGGATTATCCTTCTTGACCTGGCCGTACAAGCCGTACACGTCACCAACCAGAGCATGATCCTTCATCTGCGCCCGGAAGCCCGCAGCAGAATTACTGCCGGTTATATGGTCTTCTATTCGATTGGCAGCGCCACCGGATCAATCGCATCTACCAGCATGTATGCTTACTGGGGCTGGAATGGAGTGTGCCTGCTCGGTGCAATGGTCAGTGCTCTGGCTCTGATATTCTGGGCATTGACCCGTCATATGAAATGA
- a CDS encoding TetR/AcrR family transcriptional regulator → MARPREFDEDKALEAAMHVFWEKGFEAASLSDLTARMGIQRPSLYSAFGDKKGLFEAALRKYTSSHAAYVRGSLHKHSSVKEAFRTFFEDVVSKEYEKSPSTGCFCINSMVELAPHDEKFEILTREHQMYLSVIFQETIERGMQSGELDAGINAKNLAQTLVISLIGLTVFLKSRPDMAVVDTFVKEILNLLTIS, encoded by the coding sequence ATGGCCCGGCCGCGTGAATTTGATGAGGATAAGGCGCTAGAGGCAGCGATGCATGTGTTTTGGGAAAAAGGGTTCGAGGCGGCCTCTTTAAGCGACTTAACCGCAAGAATGGGCATTCAGCGTCCAAGCCTATACTCTGCCTTTGGAGATAAAAAAGGATTATTTGAAGCTGCCTTGCGAAAATATACAAGTTCCCATGCCGCGTATGTCCGGGGCAGTCTGCACAAGCATTCTTCGGTGAAAGAGGCATTCCGTACTTTTTTTGAAGATGTGGTGTCCAAAGAATATGAGAAAAGCCCGAGCACGGGGTGCTTCTGCATCAATTCAATGGTGGAGCTGGCTCCCCATGATGAGAAGTTCGAGATTCTGACCAGGGAACATCAGATGTACCTCTCGGTCATCTTCCAGGAAACGATTGAACGGGGTATGCAGTCAGGGGAGCTAGATGCCGGGATTAATGCCAAGAATCTGGCGCAGACACTTGTCATCTCGTTAATAGGACTTACGGTGTTCCTGAAGTCCCGTCCTGACATGGCAGTTGTTGATACTTTTGTAAAAGAGATACTTAACTTATTAACCATATCCTAA
- a CDS encoding suppressor of fused domain protein, whose product MESTKERELSFDIRRTFILGAYMREWQMPEYRVILKKPETGAYVEIYYFPAVEGEEITRFATVGLSATHRPNGQAVGTEWVMALTSDLGGESMDRIFTYLSDLIAHHIEAAGDSRIPRVMEESPLAPANWTTTAFLLDELRGESEELEEIQVGSERVEILWALPVTAQEAALILNEGVEAFDFYIEEIEHSIIDPRR is encoded by the coding sequence ATGGAATCAACTAAAGAGAGGGAACTCTCCTTCGATATCCGCAGAACCTTTATCTTGGGTGCCTATATGCGGGAGTGGCAGATGCCGGAATACCGGGTCATTCTGAAGAAGCCCGAAACAGGAGCCTATGTTGAGATCTATTATTTTCCTGCAGTGGAGGGGGAAGAGATTACGAGGTTTGCAACAGTCGGGTTATCCGCGACTCACCGCCCGAATGGGCAAGCTGTGGGTACAGAGTGGGTGATGGCTCTGACCTCTGACTTAGGCGGAGAGTCTATGGACCGGATATTTACCTATCTCAGTGATCTTATCGCCCATCATATAGAGGCTGCCGGTGATTCGCGGATACCTAGGGTTATGGAAGAGAGCCCGCTTGCCCCGGCTAACTGGACAACCACTGCTTTTCTATTGGATGAGCTGAGGGGGGAAAGTGAAGAGCTGGAGGAGATTCAGGTCGGGAGCGAGAGGGTTGAGATCCTATGGGCGCTGCCAGTCACGGCGCAGGAGGCTGCATTAATTTTAAATGAAGGCGTGGAGGCCTTTGATTTCTACATCGAGGAGATCGAGCATTCCATTATTGATCCGCGGCGCTAG
- a CDS encoding winged helix-turn-helix transcriptional regulator has product MTYCKFESALEIFVGKWKPVILLRLFSNGTMRFSELQRAIPEITKKMLTQQLRELEYHNIVHREIYHQIPPKVEYSITEYGRSLSGIMQAMNDWGITHIEHLNQLYGAERIGELESD; this is encoded by the coding sequence ATGACCTACTGCAAATTCGAGTCCGCATTAGAAATCTTCGTGGGGAAATGGAAGCCCGTCATTCTGCTGCGCCTCTTCTCTAACGGAACCATGAGATTCAGCGAATTACAGCGAGCCATTCCTGAGATCACCAAGAAAATGCTCACACAACAATTGCGTGAGCTGGAATACCACAATATTGTCCACCGCGAGATTTACCACCAGATCCCGCCAAAGGTGGAGTATTCCATCACGGAATACGGACGAAGCTTGTCAGGCATTATGCAGGCCATGAATGATTGGGGAATCACGCATATCGAACATCTAAACCAGTTATACGGCGCAGAACGTATCGGCGAACTGGAGTCTGACTAG
- a CDS encoding DoxX family protein codes for MNIVLWVLQIVLGAGFLYSGWLKAFQLESARAAWSWVNDVPQGLVMGIGIAELLGILGLILPMALRIQPQLTPLAAMGLAAAACSGLVFHLLRGEPDVWINIIFIVLAIIITVGRFRLLQGG; via the coding sequence ATGAATATTGTGCTATGGGTCTTACAAATTGTTCTAGGTGCGGGGTTCTTGTATTCGGGCTGGCTGAAGGCATTTCAATTGGAATCGGCCCGGGCGGCCTGGAGCTGGGTGAATGATGTGCCGCAGGGGCTGGTTATGGGGATCGGCATCGCTGAGCTGCTGGGGATCTTAGGGTTGATTTTACCGATGGCGCTCCGAATCCAGCCGCAGCTCACTCCGCTCGCCGCTATGGGTCTGGCTGCTGCCGCATGTTCCGGCTTGGTCTTCCATCTACTGCGGGGCGAACCGGATGTGTGGATCAACATCATCTTTATAGTGCTGGCGATCATCATTACTGTTGGGCGTTTCCGGCTGTTGCAGGGAGGTTAG
- a CDS encoding zinc-binding dehydrogenase, which translates to MKAITLGPQGLQYTDHPDKRPEQGQVKVRLKTAGLNHRDLFIIAAAASATEGASGPIHPCVLGSDGAGVIAETGEGVTGLFQGMEVIINPCLGWDRADEVPVVPDILGYPADGTFAEYVIVPEQNVVPKPAYLSWEEAGVLPLAALTAYRALFTRGDLKQGEHVLIPGIGGGVATFAALMAAAAGAQVTVTSRSEAKRAQALQLPVTRVIDSNSRWREELQHQPVDLILDSVGPATFGQYFEVIKPNGKIVMFGASSGDDLTIPARAIFFPQLQLLGTSMGSHEEFTAMLQFMEQHQIHPILDSVYSLAETPLALQRMERAEQLGNIALRIG; encoded by the coding sequence ATGAAGGCAATTACACTTGGACCGCAGGGTCTGCAATATACGGATCATCCGGACAAGCGTCCTGAACAGGGGCAGGTCAAGGTAAGGCTAAAGACAGCCGGACTCAACCACAGGGATTTGTTCATCATCGCGGCTGCCGCTTCTGCTACAGAAGGTGCGTCTGGTCCGATTCATCCTTGCGTGCTTGGTTCAGACGGGGCTGGCGTAATTGCAGAGACGGGTGAAGGGGTAACCGGCCTGTTTCAAGGGATGGAAGTTATCATTAATCCGTGTCTGGGCTGGGATCGGGCGGATGAGGTGCCTGTGGTTCCTGACATATTAGGGTACCCTGCAGACGGGACTTTTGCGGAATATGTCATTGTGCCAGAGCAGAATGTTGTGCCTAAGCCAGCGTATCTGTCCTGGGAAGAGGCGGGTGTGTTACCCTTAGCGGCACTCACTGCGTACCGGGCGTTATTTACCAGAGGGGACCTGAAGCAGGGCGAGCATGTGCTGATTCCTGGCATTGGCGGCGGAGTGGCTACGTTTGCCGCTCTTATGGCGGCAGCGGCTGGGGCGCAGGTTACAGTCACGTCCAGAAGTGAAGCGAAGCGTGCGCAAGCTCTGCAATTACCGGTTACACGGGTGATAGACAGCAACAGCCGTTGGCGGGAGGAGCTTCAGCATCAGCCTGTAGACCTGATCCTGGATAGTGTAGGGCCGGCGACATTCGGGCAATACTTCGAGGTCATTAAGCCTAACGGGAAAATCGTCATGTTCGGCGCAAGCTCAGGCGATGATCTCACCATTCCGGCAAGAGCGATATTCTTCCCGCAGCTTCAGTTGCTTGGAACGTCTATGGGCAGCCATGAAGAATTCACCGCTATGCTTCAGTTCATGGAGCAGCATCAGATACACCCTATCCTGGATAGCGTGTATTCCTTAGCGGAGACTCCGCTTGCCCTTCAGCGGATGGAGCGCGCGGAACAGCTGGGGAACATTGCCCTGAGAATAGGCTAA
- a CDS encoding VOC family protein, which yields MNFASIRIITDDIEGLVEFYEQVTGVTAERPAPVFAEFVMPSCTLAIGHSKTAQLFGTDSVVAASNRTVILEFRVDDVEAEYARLKPTVEDWVQEPTTMPWGNRSMLFRDPDGNLVNLFQPVTEDAVKRFEGR from the coding sequence ATGAATTTCGCTTCGATACGTATCATTACTGACGACATTGAGGGTCTGGTTGAATTCTATGAACAAGTGACGGGGGTGACAGCGGAACGGCCCGCTCCTGTATTTGCCGAATTCGTAATGCCTTCATGTACACTTGCCATCGGCCACTCCAAGACAGCGCAGCTATTCGGTACTGACTCTGTAGTGGCGGCCAGTAACCGAACGGTCATTCTGGAGTTCCGCGTTGACGATGTTGAAGCGGAGTATGCACGCTTGAAGCCAACTGTTGAGGATTGGGTACAGGAGCCAACCACGATGCCGTGGGGGAACCGTTCGATGCTGTTCCGAGATCCCGACGGCAACCTGGTGAATCTTTTTCAGCCGGTGACGGAGGATGCGGTTAAACGGTTTGAGGGCAGGTAA
- a CDS encoding DUF6199 family natural product biosynthesis protein, protein MTGFMGAVIIAIGLVIAIWPKVAWYLRLGWRFKNAEPSGLALGVERVTGVVLVIAGFIMMVSSCSSGSADARWSEQFKEKLDSGQVQEISIGMINPTVLNEEETNRMIQMIQDAELRPFDAGNSFGASNTGTITFKDQTRVDMIILGPSGGIELHPDDAQSQYEIMSRSLKSWLKSYGD, encoded by the coding sequence TTGACTGGATTTATGGGTGCTGTAATCATAGCTATTGGATTGGTTATCGCCATTTGGCCTAAGGTAGCCTGGTATTTACGGCTGGGCTGGAGGTTTAAGAATGCGGAGCCCAGCGGGCTGGCCTTAGGGGTGGAACGGGTAACCGGTGTGGTCCTGGTAATCGCCGGTTTCATCATGATGGTATCCAGCTGCTCCTCTGGCAGCGCAGACGCCCGCTGGTCAGAGCAGTTCAAAGAGAAGCTGGACTCGGGGCAGGTTCAGGAAATCAGCATCGGCATGATTAACCCCACCGTATTAAACGAAGAAGAAACGAATAGAATGATCCAAATGATACAGGATGCTGAGCTTAGACCTTTTGATGCAGGGAATTCGTTCGGAGCGAGCAACACCGGGACCATTACCTTTAAGGACCAGACCCGTGTAGATATGATTATCCTGGGCCCGTCCGGGGGAATTGAGCTGCATCCCGATGATGCACAGAGCCAATATGAGATTATGAGCCGATCACTGAAATCGTGGCTGAAGAGTTACGGGGACTAG
- a CDS encoding helix-turn-helix transcriptional regulator: protein MYEWHRQIQTIVDDMDQSIKQHNSEAITLQSLADKLGYSEFHTTRKFKEISGMQLRDYLRHRKLAFALKEVRDSGKSILDIALDYGFSSHEAFTRAFKVTYGVAPSEYRRHPYPVVLRTKINPFDRYLFGLGEVGMIKSTEEVKIYFVTIPAHKFLHIKNYESNGYWDFWQKQSLIPGQDCETITGLLDSIKGKLDDDGGSDTNSGNGQIMAYMNDPDGRLCDWGFPRTECYGVRLPYEYEGEVPAQMLMADVPEAEYIVFEHGPFDYEQENRSVEERMEQAMATFDYTGTGYCFDPSPGRIIYFYFNPDRYFKYVRPVQKS, encoded by the coding sequence GTGTACGAGTGGCACAGGCAGATCCAGACTATTGTCGATGATATGGACCAAAGCATTAAGCAGCATAACAGTGAGGCCATAACGCTGCAATCTCTTGCTGACAAGCTGGGGTATTCGGAGTTTCATACGACGAGGAAATTCAAAGAGATATCCGGGATGCAGCTTAGGGATTACCTTCGCCACCGGAAGCTGGCTTTTGCACTGAAGGAGGTGCGGGACAGCGGCAAAAGCATCCTGGATATTGCGCTCGACTATGGATTCTCCTCCCATGAAGCCTTTACGCGCGCGTTCAAGGTGACCTATGGTGTGGCCCCAAGCGAGTACCGGAGACACCCGTATCCTGTTGTCCTTCGTACCAAAATCAACCCGTTTGACCGCTACTTATTCGGACTAGGAGAGGTTGGCATGATTAAATCTACAGAAGAGGTTAAGATTTATTTCGTAACCATTCCGGCGCACAAATTCCTGCACATTAAGAACTACGAGAGCAACGGGTACTGGGATTTCTGGCAGAAGCAGAGCCTGATTCCAGGGCAGGACTGCGAGACCATCACCGGCTTGCTGGATAGTATCAAGGGCAAGCTGGATGATGACGGCGGAAGCGACACGAACAGCGGCAACGGCCAGATTATGGCCTATATGAATGACCCGGACGGCAGGCTCTGCGATTGGGGATTTCCACGTACAGAGTGCTATGGGGTGCGTCTCCCTTATGAGTATGAAGGTGAAGTCCCCGCGCAGATGCTGATGGCGGATGTCCCCGAGGCCGAGTATATCGTATTCGAGCACGGGCCATTCGATTATGAGCAGGAGAACCGCAGTGTTGAGGAACGGATGGAGCAGGCGATGGCCACTTTTGACTATACAGGCACTGGCTACTGCTTCGATCCCAGCCCCGGCCGGATCATCTACTTCTATTTCAACCCGGATCGGTACTTCAAGTATGTCCGGCCTGTTCAGAAGTCATAA
- a CDS encoding SMI1/KNR4 family protein: MNSGKGKALIREFITWAEEQGWEIRRKSGSQLHLDSVITSRYKGLPDEYLEFLKVVETCVAPDEQTWFIGEAEFNHSAETEFRWNEFETLSLEAAAGDSAWQSEITAWWDHHLPIVMSVKDGYSFYAIDLTTDSGAIVHGYEPEFEEVEQVADSFGEFLAWLMSDSSR, translated from the coding sequence ATGAATAGTGGAAAAGGAAAAGCTCTTATCAGGGAATTTATAACTTGGGCGGAGGAGCAGGGCTGGGAGATTAGGAGGAAGTCTGGTTCTCAGCTACATTTAGATAGCGTCATTACTTCCCGATATAAAGGACTGCCCGATGAGTATTTAGAATTTCTAAAGGTAGTTGAGACGTGCGTTGCACCGGATGAGCAAACCTGGTTTATTGGTGAGGCTGAGTTCAATCATAGCGCGGAAACCGAGTTTCGGTGGAATGAATTTGAAACGCTTAGTTTGGAGGCCGCAGCGGGTGATTCAGCCTGGCAGTCCGAGATCACGGCCTGGTGGGATCATCACTTGCCGATCGTAATGTCTGTGAAGGATGGATATTCCTTCTATGCCATCGACTTAACAACGGATAGCGGGGCTATTGTCCATGGATATGAGCCTGAATTCGAAGAGGTTGAGCAGGTAGCCGATTCGTTCGGGGAATTCCTGGCCTGGCTGATGTCGGATTCGAGTAGATAG
- the tnpA gene encoding IS200/IS605 family transposase: MKLDSNNHSVFSLHFHLILVIKYRRKVITDPISERLKEIFAYIQPTYNVTLQEWNHDRDHVHILMKTHPNTDISKFLNAYKSASSRLIKKEFPTLRKSLWKEAFWSRSYCLLTTGGAPIDVIQKYIENQGVKG; the protein is encoded by the coding sequence ATGAAATTAGACTCGAATAATCATTCAGTGTTCTCCCTTCACTTCCACCTTATTCTAGTCATCAAGTATCGTAGGAAAGTAATTACAGATCCAATATCCGAACGTCTGAAAGAGATATTTGCATACATTCAGCCTACTTACAATGTGACTTTGCAGGAATGGAATCATGACAGGGATCACGTTCATATCCTAATGAAAACTCATCCTAATACCGACATTTCTAAATTTCTCAACGCTTATAAGAGTGCATCATCTAGGCTGATCAAGAAGGAGTTTCCTACCCTCCGAAAATCACTTTGGAAAGAGGCTTTTTGGTCACGCTCCTATTGCTTGCTTACAACGGGTGGAGCGCCAATAGACGTCATTCAAAAATACATCGAAAACCAAGGTGTGAAAGGGTGA
- a CDS encoding helix-turn-helix domain-containing protein: MVDIPPQLRAFQCNVQVFGNGRAGVGNCYWNNSKWIRGVFSLNDTPNTLKQIIGKIIKAMRAKQGLSQEDLAHECNVDRSYFSMIEVGRNEPSITKIFELCRGVNYHPPKRWRLLGQ, encoded by the coding sequence ATGGTTGATATACCGCCGCAACTCCGTGCTTTCCAGTGCAATGTCCAGGTTTTTGGAAATGGCCGGGCAGGTGTAGGTAACTGTTACTGGAACAATTCCAAATGGATTAGAGGCGTATTTTCCTTGAACGATACACCCAACACACTTAAACAAATTATCGGAAAAATCATTAAAGCGATGCGAGCCAAGCAAGGCTTGAGCCAAGAGGACCTTGCTCACGAATGCAACGTAGATCGTTCCTATTTCTCTATGATCGAGGTCGGCCGCAACGAGCCATCCATTACCAAAATATTTGAGCTTTGCAGAGGTGTGAACTACCATCCACCTAAGAGGTGGCGGCTTCTTGGTCAATGA